The Burkholderia sp. NRF60-BP8 genomic sequence TCGTTCTACATCCTGCCGGCAAACGGCGGCTGGGAAGCGACGTTCGGCAACGCCCTGCTCGGCGCATTCTCGTGCCCCGAAGCGGCGGCCGACCACATCTCCCGCGGCGACTGTGCGCAACCGTCCGAACTGGACACGGCCACGCTCGAAGTGCCGGACGAAATCGCCGAATGGGAAATCGTTCACGTGTGAATGGCAAGCCTGCAACGACAAACGCCCCGGGCGACCGGGGCGTTTTTCTTGAGTGCCGGGCGGCGAACGGTTCAACGCGCCGCGCCCGCACATGCATCGGCTCGCGCGATCGCGCGGCCGGCGTCAGGCAACCGCGTCGACGATGCCGTTCAGCGTCGCGCTCGGACGCATGGCCTGGCTCGTCAGCTCGACGTTCGGACGGTAGTAGCCGCCGATCGCCTGCGGCTTGCCTTGCGCGGCCGCCAGCTCTTCCAGGATGCGCGCTTCGCTGTCGGACAGCGCCTTCGCCACGCCTTCGAACTGCGCCTTCAGCGCGGCGTCCTCGGTCTGCTCGGCCAGCGCCTGCGCCCAGTACAGGCACAGGTAGAAATGGCTGCCGCGGTTGTCGAGGCCGCCGACCTTGCGCGCCGGCGACTTGTTCTCGTCGAGGAACTTGCCGGTCGCCTGGTCGAGCGTCTTCGCGAGGACGAGCGCCTTCGGGTTCCGGTAAGCGTTGCCGAGATGTTCGAGCGACGCGGCCAGCGCGAGGAATTCGCCGAGCGAATCCCAGCGCAGGAAACCTTCCTCGACGAACTGCTGCACGTGCTTCGGTGCGGAGCCGCCCGCCCCCGTTTCGAACATCCCGCCGCCGGCCATCAGCGGCACGATCGACAGCATCTTCGCGCTGGTGCCGAGTTCCATGATCGGGAACAGGTCGGTCAGGTAGTCGCGCAGCACGTTGCCGGTGACCGAAATCGTGTCCTTGCCCGCGCGGATGCGCTCGAGCGAGAAACGCGTCGCGTCGACGGGCGTCATGATGCGGATGTCGAGGCCGTTCGTGTCGTGATCCTTCAGGTAGCGCTCGACCTTCGCGATGATCTGCGCATCGTGCGCACGCGCCGGATCGAGCCAGAACACGGCCGGCGCGCCGGTCGCGCGGGCGCGGTTGACCGCCAGCTTGACCCAGTCCTGCACCGGCGCGTCCTTCGTCTGGCACATGCGCCAGATGTCGCCCGACTCGACCGCGTGCTCGAGCAGCACGTTGCCGGCTTCGTCGATGACGCGCACGACGCCGTCCGCCGGGATCTGGAACGTCTTGTCGTGCGAACCGTATTCTTCGGCCGCCTGCGCCATCAGGCCCACGTTCGGCACGCTGCCCATCGTGACCGGATCGAACGCGCCGTGCTGCTTGCAGTCCTCGATCACGGCCTGGTAGACGCCCGCGTAGCAGCGGTCCGGAATCACGGCCTTCGCGTCGTACAGTTGACCGTCCGGGCCCCACATGCCGCCCGAATCGCGGATCATCGCCGGCATCGATGCGTCGACGATCACGTCGCTCGGCACGTGCAGGTTCGTGATGCCCTTGTCCGAGTTGACCATCGCGAGACGCGGGCGCACCGCATACTCGGCCTTGACGTCGGCTTCGATCGCTTCGCGCGTGTCGGCCGGCAGATCCTTCAGGCGCGCGTACAGATCGCCGATCCCGTTGTTCGGGTTGAAGCCGACCTTCGCCAGCACGTCCGCGTGCTTCGCGAGCGCGTCGCGGTAGAACACCGATACGAAGTGACCGAACAGGATCGGGTCCGAGACCTTCATCATGGTCGCCTTCAGGTGCACCGAGAACAGCACGTCCTGCGCCTTCGCGTCGGCGATCTGCGCCTCGATGAAGCTGCGCAGCGCGTTGCGGCTCATCACCGACGCGTCGATGACTTCACCGGCCTTCACGGCCGTCTTTTCCTTCAGCACCTTCTTCGCGCCGTCGGCGGTCGTGAGTTCGATCTTCACGCTGCCGGCCTCGGCGATCAGCGCCGACTTCTCGCTGCCGTAGAAGTCGCCTTCGGTCATGTGCGCGACGTGGGCCTTCGACGTGGGCTTCCACGCACCCATCTTGTGCGGATGCTTGCGTGCGTAGTTCTTGACCGACAGCGGCGCGCGGCGGTCGGAGTTGCCTTCGCGCAGCACCGGGTTCACCGCGCTGCCCTTGATCTTGTCGTAGCGCGCCTTGACGGCCTTCTCTTCGTCCGTCGACGGATCTTCCGGATAGGCCGGCAGCGCGTAGCCCTGCGCCTGCAGTTCGGCGATCGCGGCCTTCAGTTGCGGCACCGATGCGCTGATGTTCGGCAACTTGATGATGTTCGCTTCCGGCTTCAGCGTGAGCTGGCCCAGCTCGGCCAGATCGTCGGAACCCTTCTGCTCCGACGGCAGGACGTCTGCGAATGCCGCGATGATGCGGCCGGCGAGCGAGATGTCGCGCGTTTCGACGGCGACGCCGGACGAACGCGTGAAGGCCTTGACGATCGGCAGCAGCGAATAGGTCGCGAGCGCCGGCGCTTCGTCGGTGAGGGTGTAGATGATCTTGGGCGAAGTGGACATGGTGGTCAAAGCATTGCTACGTGATGATGGGACTGAGGAGCGCCGGCGGTAACCGGCGGGGAGCGACCGGGTCGATCGCGAAAGGGGCGCGCCGGTTCAGCCGGGCGGTGGTGTTGCGAGGGCCGTCATGGTCTACCTTGCAGGGCTTGCGGGCCGCATCGCGGCGCCGCGGCCCGCATGCCGGGCCGCCCTGCCAACAAAACCTGCCATCCACGAAACGCTCCGGCGCCGGCAGTCAGCGCCGGGGCGGCCGGCAACCTGCCGGCCCACCCCGGAAGGGGTCTTACATGTTCTCGATCAGCACTTCGCCGAAACCGGAGCACGACACCTGCGTCGCGCCTTCCATCAGGCGCGCGAAGTCGTACGTGACGCGCTTCTGCAGGATCGACTTCTCCATCGCGGCGATGATCGTATCGGCTGCTTCCGTCCAGCCGAGGTGGCGCAGCATCATTTCCGCCGACAGGATCTCGGAACCCGGGTTCACGTAATCCTTGCCCGCGTACTTCGGCGCCGTGCCGTGCGTCGCCTCGAACATCGCGACCGAATCCGACAGGTTCGCGCCCGGCGCGATCCCGATGCCGCCGACCTGCGCGGCCAGCGCGTCGGAGATGTAGTCGCCGTTCAGGTTCAGCGTCGCGATCACGTCGTATTCGGCCGGGCGCAGCAGGATCTGCTGCAGGAACGCGTCGGCGATCGAATCCTTGATCACGATCTCGTTGCCCGTCTTCGGGTTCTTCACGCGCATCCACGGGCCGCCGTCGATCAGTTCGCCGCCGAATTCCTTTTGCGCGAGCGCGTAGCCGGCATCACGGAACAGGCCTTCCGTGAACTTCATGATGTTGCCCTTGTGCACCAGCGTGACCGACTTGCGATCGTTGTCGATCGCGTACTGGATCGCCTTGCGCACGAGGCGCTCGGTGCCTTCGGTCGACACGGGCTTGACGCCGATCCCCGAGGTTTCCGGGAAGCGGATCTTCTTCACGCCCATCTCGTCCTGCAGGAACTTGATCACCTTCTTCGCCTGCTCGGAGCCCGCGGCCCATTCGATGCCCGCGTAGATGTCTTCCGAGTTCTCGCGGAAGATCACCATGTCGATCTTCTGCGGCTCGCGCACCGGCGACGGCACGCCCTTGAAGTACTGGACCGGGCGCAGGCACACGTACAGGTCGAGCTCCTGGCGCAGCGCGACGTTCAGCGAACGGATGCCGCCGCCGACCGGGGTCGTGAGCGGCCCCTTGATCGACACCACGTATTCCTTCAGCACCTGCAGCGTTTCGTCCGGCAGCCACACGTCCGGACCGTACACCTTGGTCGCCTTCTCGCCCGCGAAAATCTCCATCCAGTGGATCTTGCGCTTGCCCTTGTAGGCATGCGCGACCGCCGCGTCGACGACCTTGATCATGACCGGCGTGATATCGAAGCCCGTACCGTCGCCTTCGATATAGGGAATGATCGGCTGATCGGAAACGTTGAGCGAGAAGTCCTTGTTGACGGTGATCTTGTCACCGCCCTCCGGAACCTTGATGTGCTGATACGGCATGATCGACTCCAGTGACGTGGCTGAGCAGGTGATGCTGGTCGAAACTGCGCGCGCGGCGGGGGCGCGGCATGGCCACCCCGTGACGGCAACAGCGAGCCGCTATTCTAGCGCCCCAACCGGGCACTTCGGCGCGAACCGCGGCACTGCGCATCGAGACCTCACTTATGTCTTATATAAGACAGAGGACTTGCCGTTCCGTATTATGCATTAAGATTCCGCCATTTGCCATAGACCGCCCGCCCCGGCTTCCTGCGGGGCGCCGGGCGGCCCCCGCCATGAACCTGATCGCCCTCAACAAGCCGTTCGGCACGATTTGCCAGTTTTCCGCGCACGAGACGCGGCCGTCGCTCGGCGACTGGGTAAAAACGCCCGGCGTGTATCCGGCCGGCCGGCTCGACGCGGACAGCGAGGGACTGCTGCTGCTCACCGACGACGGTGCGCTGCAGGCCCGCATCGCCGAGCCGCGCCACAAGCTGGTGAAACGCTACTGGGCGCAAGTCGAAGGCGCGCCGGGGCCCGCCGACCTGAAGGCGCTCGCACGCGGCGTCGACCTCGGCGACTACGTGACGCGCCCGTGCCGCGCCGAATTCATCGAGCCGCCCGACACGCTGTGGCCGCGCAATCCGCCGATCCGCTACCGCGCCGCGATCCCGACCACGTGGATCGAGCTGGCGATCACCGAGGGCAAGAACCGGCAGGTGCGCCGGATGACGGCGGCCGTCGGCTTCCCGACGTTGCGCCTGGTGCGCGTCGGCATCGGCGCGCTGGATATATTCGCGCTCGGCATTGCACCGGGCGAAACGATCGCCCTGCCGCCACGCGCGCCGTGGGACGGTTTCGCGACCGCCGGATGACGCATCCGGGACACGCGAATTTTTTCGTCATCTTTTTCGTCAACCGGCCGCGGAGATCGCGCGTTAAACCACGCAGATGCCAACCTTAGCTATCCGGCATTGGCAGCCGAACCCGTGTTTGCGTCACGAAAGCGACGTTTTATTCGAATACGATTCGGCGCCCGCAGCGCAAAGAGAAATTTCTCGAAGCGTCTGTCAACCGAAAGGTGGATGGCACCGTTAGACGACATGACTCCTATTGCCGGGTCATTTGGTTAATTAACTAAAGCTGAGGAACACAACATGAACAAACTGATCGCCGCTCTGGTCGCTGGCCTCTTCGCAACGGCTGCTTTCGCACAAGCTTCGGCTCCGGAAGCTGCTCCGGCAGCAGCAGAAGCTGCTTCGGCACCGGCTAAGCACGCTGCCAAGAAGCACCACGCTGCCAAGAAGCACCACAAGGCATCGAAGAAGGCTGCAGCAAGCGACGCAGCAGCACCGGCAGCTGCTTCGAACTAAGTAAGCAAGCTGTAATAACGCAGTCAAGAACACGCAGTTCTGCCGTTCTTACGGCGTTGAAAGGCAGATCACCGCAAGGCGATCTGCCTTTTTCTTTTTTGTGCCCGCCGGCGCGCATCGCGTACCATGCGGGTCTCGTTTTCCAGACAGGAGCCACGCTGTGCCATTCTCCCTGCGCCCGTCGCTCGGCCGCCTTGCGCGCGCCGCCGTGTTTCCCGCCGCCCTCGCCGTCCTCGCGCTCGGCATGCAGGCCGCCGGCGCGCAAGTGCCGTCCGGCGCCAAGCAGCCGAGCGAGTTCCCGCGCGTGAAGCTGCGCGCCGGCATGTACGTGATCGACGCGGCCGTCGCCGCCAACGACGCCGATCGCGAACAGGGGCTGATGTACCGTTCGCAGCTCGCGCCGAACGAAGGCATGCTGTTCGTCTTCAACGAGAACGCCGTGCACTGTTTCTGGATGAAGAACACGCTGATTCCGCTGTCGATCGCGTTCATTCGCGCGGACGGCACGATCACCGACATCGACGAGATGAAGGCCGAGACGACCGACAACCACTGTCCGCGCAACAACGGCGTCTATGCGCTCGAAATGAGCAAGGGCTGGTTCGCGGCGAAGGGCATCAAGCCCGGCATGAAGCTCGACGGGCTGCCCAAGCCCCAGTAACGGCGAATGCCGCGGCGGCGCCGCGCATCGACCGAAGCCGGCCGCCCGCAGCGCGCCGGCTTTTTTTCGCCCGCCGGCGGCGGCCGCCTTGATTCGGCCGACGGTGCCCGCATCTGCAAAAGCCACGGACAAGCGCTATCCTTTAAATCTTGCTAGTTCCAGCCCGGGCCGGCACCCATCAGCCGGCCCGCTTACGATCCGAACCACCAGGAGGTTCACGTGCCCCGCAAAACCCCCATCGAGCGCTATCGAAATATCGGGATCAGCGCTCACATCGATGCCGGCAAGACCACGACGACCGAGCGCATCCTGTTTTACACCGGCGTGAGCCACAAGATCGGTGAAGTGCACGACGGCGCGGCCACGATGGACTGGATGGAGCAGGAGCAGGAACGCGGCATCACGATCACGTCGGCGGCGACCACGGCCTTCTGGAAGGGCATGGCCGGCAACTATCCGGAACACCGGATCAACATCATCGACACGCCCGGGCACGTCGACTTCACGATCGAAGTCGAGCGCTCGATGCGCGTGCTCGACGGCGCGTGCATGGTCTACGACTCGGTCGGCGGCGTGCAGCCGCAATCGGAAACCGTGTGGCGCCAGGCGAACAAGTACAAGGTGCCGCGCATCGCGTTCGTCAACAAGATGGACCGGATCGGCGCCGACTTCTTCCGCGTGCAGAAGCAGATCGGCGAGCGCCTGAAAGGCGTCGCCGTGCCGATCCAGATTCCGATCGGCGCGGAAGATCATTTCCAGGGCGTCGTCGATCTCGTGAAGATGAAGGCGATCGTGTGGGACGACGAAAGCCAGGGCGTGAAGTTCACGTACGAGGACATCCCCGCGAACCTCGTCGAGGTCGCGCACGAATGGCGCGAGAAGATGGTCGAGGCCGCGGCCGAAGCGAGCGAGGAGCTGCTCGAGAAGTATCTGCACGACCACGAATCGCTGACCGAGGACGAGATCAAGGCCGCGCTGCGCCAGCGCACGATCGCGAACGAGATCGTGCCGATGCTGTGCGGCAGCGCGTTCAAGAACAAGGGCGTGCAGGCGATGCTCGACGCGGTGATCGACTACCTGCCGTCGCCGGTCGACGTGCCCGCGATCCTCGGTCACGATTTCGCCGATCCGGAAAAGCCGGCGGAACGCCACCCGAGCGACGACGAGCCGTTCTCGTCGCTCGCGTTCAAGATCATGACCGACCCGTTCGTCGGCCAGTTGATCTTCTTCCGCGTGTATTCGGGCGTCGTCGAGTCGGGCGACACGGTGCTCAACGCGACGAAGGACAAGAAGGAGCGGCTCGGCCGGATCCTGCAGATGCACGCGAACGAGCGCAAGGAAATCAAGGAAGTGCGCGCGGGCGACATCGCGGCGGCCGTCGGCCTGAAGGAAGCGACCACCGGCGACACGCTGTGCGATCCGGCCAAGCCGATCATCCTCGAGAAGATGGAATTCCCCGAGCCGGTGATCTCGCAGGCCGTCGAGCCGAAGACGAAGGCCGACCAGGAAAAGATGGGCCTCGCGCTGAACCGCCTCGCGCAGGAAGATCCGTCGTTCCGCGTGCAGACCGACGAAGAGTCCGGCCAGACGATCATTTCGGGGATGGGCGAGCTGCACCTCGAAATCCTGGTCGACCGGATGAAGCGCGAGTTCGGCGTCGAAGCGACGGTCGGCAAGCCGCAGGTCGCGTATCGCGAGACGGTGCGCACGACGGCCGCCGACGTCGAAGGGAAGTTCGTCAAGCAGTCGGGCGGTCGCGGCCAGTACGGCCATGCGGTGATCACGCTCGAGCCGAACCCGGGCAAGGGCTACGAGTTCCTCGACGAGATCAAGGGCGGCGTGATTCCGCGCGAGTACATCCCGGCGGTCGACAAGGGCATCCAGGACACGCTGAAGAGCGGCGTGCTCGCCGGCTACCCGGTCGTCGACGTGAAGGTGCACCTGACGTTCGGCTCGTATCACGACGTCGACTCGAACGAAAACGCGTTCCGGATGGCCGGCTCGATGGCGTTCAAGGAAGCGATGCGCAAGGCCAAGCCCGTGCTGCTCGAGCCGATGATGGCCGTCGAGGTCGAGACGCCCGAGGACTTCATGGGCAACGTGATGGGCGACCTGTCGAGTCGGCGCGGCATCGTGCAGGGGATGGAGGACATCGCGGGCGGCGGCGGCAAGCTGGTGCGTGCCGAGGTGCCGCTCGCGGAGATGTTCGGCTATTCGACGTCGCTGCGCTCGGCGACGCAAGGTCGTGCGACGTACACGATGGAGTTCAAGCATTACGCGGAAACGCCGGCGAACGTGTCGGAAGCCGTGATCAACGCTAAGACGAAGTAAGCGCCGCGCGCGCCCCGGCGCATGCACGCGAAGCCCGTCCGGTTCCGGACGGGCTTTTTTTCATCCGGCGCGGCGCCTCGCGCTCGCGGCGTATTGATCGGCGCGCCGAGCTTTTTTTCGCGTGCCACAATGGATGGCGAATCGTCAGATGGAACCCGCCCGATGCCGCCCACCCCCGCCCTGCGCCGCCTGCTGACCCTCTATGCCGGCCTGATCGCCGCGAACGTCGCCGTCTGGCTGTGGGCGCTCGCGGTGCTGCGCGACCATCCGCTGCTGCTCGGCACCGCGGCGATCGCGTACGGGCTCGGGCTGCGTCATGCGGTCGACGCGGATCACATCGCCGCGATCGACGTCGCGACGCGCAAGCTGATGCAGGACGGCCAGCGTCCGGTGAGCGTCGGCCTGTTCTTCTCGCTCGGCCATTCGACGATCGTGATCGCCGCGACGCTCGGCATCGCGCTGACCGCGTACGCGCTGCGCGACCGGTTCGATGCGTTCCGCGAGATCGGCGGCACGATCGGCACGGCGGTATCGGCCACGTTCCTGCTCGTGCTCGCGTGCGTGAACCTGATGATCCTGCGCGACGTGTGGCGACGCTATCGCGGCAAATCCGCGCACACGCACGACGGCGCGCATGACCATCGTCCCGCCGGACTCGTATCGCGGATGCTGCGCCCGCTGTTCCGGTTCGTGTCGAAGAGCTGGCACATGTATCCGGTGGGCGTGCTGTTCGGGCTCGGTTTCGATACTGCAACCGAAATCGGCCTGCTCGCGATCGCCGCCGCGCAGGCGAGCCAGGGGCTGCCGGTCTATACGATCATGCTGTTCCCCGCGCTTTTCACCGCCGGCATGACGCTGATCGACTCCACCGACAACGTGCTGATGATTCACGCATACGGCTGGGCAATGGACGATCCGCAGCGCAAGCTGCTCTACAACGCGAGCATCACGTTCGTGTCCGCGGCCGTCGCGCTGGCGATCGGCGGGATCGAGGCGGCCGGCCTGCTGGCCGACAAGCTGGCGCTGACGGGCCCCGTGCGCGACACGCTCGATGCACTCGGCGAACGCTTCGGGTCGATCGGCTACGGCATCGTCGCGCTGTTCCTCGTCTGCTGGATCGCGTCGATCCTGTTCCACCGCTGGCAACGCGCGGCCGACGCGCCAGCGCGCTGAACGACGCTCCCGACGTTTCATTCCGGAAACAAAACGCTCCCCTGCGACGTTGCAGGCGTGGTCACGCGACGGCGACCGCCTTTCGCCACGGGCCCGAGCGGCCGATGGCACGAATCTCGCAGATAGGGATTCGCACGGCGGGCCCGCGTGCCGATCCGTGTTCGCGGCTGGCGTCGAGCGTCGGCCCGGACGCGATCGGATCACGATAGGACAACGAATCTTTTACGCCCCCCCTGCACCACACGTAGATCGTCGCGCGGCAACGAGGCATCGCGCGCATGGGGAGGCCATGATGCATAAGACGAAACAACCGTTCCGCGCAGCGGGACGGCGCCCTCGTGCAACCTTGCTGGCCGCGGCCGCGTTTGCGTGCTGCTGCTCGTATGCCGTCGCACAGAACACGACGCCTGACGCCGCGCCCGACGCGAAGGCCAGCGCGGACACCATCATGACGCTGGTCGAGAACGCATCGCCGTGCGCCGCCAATCCGGCTGCGTGCGCGGTGCACGTTTATGCCGGCCGGGGCGTCGGTAATGGCGGTGCCGGTGCGAGCGGCAGCGGCAGCGGCAGCGGCAGCGGCAATGGGAATGGAAACGGCAGTGGCACCGGTAGCGGCGGTGGCAACGGTAGCGGCGGAAATAACGGGAACGGGGCCGTCGGACCGGCCGGTGTCGGTGGAACGACAGGCGGAACTTCAGGCAGTACGAGCGGCACGGGCCGGGGAGGCAATGCGTCGGGTAACGGTGGTTCGGGTGGTGGTAGCTCGGGTGGTGGCACTTCGGGCGGAGGCACTTCGGGCGGAGGCACTTCGGGTGGCGGTACTTCGGGTGCCGGCACCTCGGGTGGCGGCACCTCCGGTGGCGGTACTTCGGGTGGCGGCACCTCGGGTGGCGGCACCTCCGGTGGCGGTACTTCGGGTGGCGGCACCTCGGGCGGCGGTACTTCGGGTGGCGGTACTTCGGGCGGCGGTACTTCGGGTGGCGGTACTTCGGGTGGCGGTACTTCGGGTGGCGGTACTTCGGGTGGCGGTACTTCGGGCGGCGGTAGCTCGGGTGGCGGCACTTCAGGTGGCGGTACCTCGGGTGGCGGCCACGGTGGTGGTGGTGGCGATGGTGACGGCGGCGGCCACGGTCATGGTGGCGGCCATGGTGATGGCGACGGTGATGGCGGCGGTCACGGCCACGGTGGTGGCCATGGCGACGGCGACGGTAACGGCGGCGGTCACGGTCACGGTGGCGGCCATGGTGATGGCGACGGTGATGGCGGCGGTCACGGCCACGGTGGTGGCCATGGCGACGGCGACGGTAACGGCGGCGGTCACGGCCACGGTGGTGGCCATGGCGACGGCGACGGTAATGGCGGCGGTCACGGCCACGGTGGCGGCCATGGCGACGGCGACGGTAATGGGGGCGGTCACGGCCACGGTGGCGGCCATGGCGATGGCGACGGTAATGGCGGCGGTCACGGTGGCGGCCATGGCGATGGCGGCGGCGGTCACGGCAATGGCGGCGGCAATGGCGGCGGCAATGGCAATGGCGGTGGTGGTCACGGCAACGGCGGAGGCCATGGTGACGGCGGTGGCGGCCATGGCAACGGCGGTGGCGGCCATGGCAACGGCGGTGGCAACGGCGGCGGCGGTCACGGCAATGGTGGCGGCAACGGCAATGGCAACGGCAGTGGCGGAGCCGGCAATGGCGGCGCTAACGGTGTCGGCAACGGCCGTGGTAATGGTGGTAATGGTGGTAATGGTGGTAATGGTGGCAATAGCGGCAGTGCCGGCGGCGGTGCGGGCAACGGTGGCGGAAACGGTAACGGCGGTGGAGGCGCGGGTAACGGCGGCGAGAGCGGCGGCGCCAATGGCACCGGCGGCCACGGCAATGGCGGCGGCAACGGTAACGGCAACGGCAGTGGCGGCGCCGGCAACGGCGGGGCCAACGGCGTCGGCAACGGCCGTGGCACCGGCAACGGCAACGGCGGCGGTCACGGCAACGGCGGATCGTCCGGCGGCAACCACTGACCCGAAGCG encodes the following:
- a CDS encoding NADP-dependent isocitrate dehydrogenase, with the translated sequence MSTSPKIIYTLTDEAPALATYSLLPIVKAFTRSSGVAVETRDISLAGRIIAAFADVLPSEQKGSDDLAELGQLTLKPEANIIKLPNISASVPQLKAAIAELQAQGYALPAYPEDPSTDEEKAVKARYDKIKGSAVNPVLREGNSDRRAPLSVKNYARKHPHKMGAWKPTSKAHVAHMTEGDFYGSEKSALIAEAGSVKIELTTADGAKKVLKEKTAVKAGEVIDASVMSRNALRSFIEAQIADAKAQDVLFSVHLKATMMKVSDPILFGHFVSVFYRDALAKHADVLAKVGFNPNNGIGDLYARLKDLPADTREAIEADVKAEYAVRPRLAMVNSDKGITNLHVPSDVIVDASMPAMIRDSGGMWGPDGQLYDAKAVIPDRCYAGVYQAVIEDCKQHGAFDPVTMGSVPNVGLMAQAAEEYGSHDKTFQIPADGVVRVIDEAGNVLLEHAVESGDIWRMCQTKDAPVQDWVKLAVNRARATGAPAVFWLDPARAHDAQIIAKVERYLKDHDTNGLDIRIMTPVDATRFSLERIRAGKDTISVTGNVLRDYLTDLFPIMELGTSAKMLSIVPLMAGGGMFETGAGGSAPKHVQQFVEEGFLRWDSLGEFLALAASLEHLGNAYRNPKALVLAKTLDQATGKFLDENKSPARKVGGLDNRGSHFYLCLYWAQALAEQTEDAALKAQFEGVAKALSDSEARILEELAAAQGKPQAIGGYYRPNVELTSQAMRPSATLNGIVDAVA
- the icd gene encoding NADP-dependent isocitrate dehydrogenase, producing the protein MPYQHIKVPEGGDKITVNKDFSLNVSDQPIIPYIEGDGTGFDITPVMIKVVDAAVAHAYKGKRKIHWMEIFAGEKATKVYGPDVWLPDETLQVLKEYVVSIKGPLTTPVGGGIRSLNVALRQELDLYVCLRPVQYFKGVPSPVREPQKIDMVIFRENSEDIYAGIEWAAGSEQAKKVIKFLQDEMGVKKIRFPETSGIGVKPVSTEGTERLVRKAIQYAIDNDRKSVTLVHKGNIMKFTEGLFRDAGYALAQKEFGGELIDGGPWMRVKNPKTGNEIVIKDSIADAFLQQILLRPAEYDVIATLNLNGDYISDALAAQVGGIGIAPGANLSDSVAMFEATHGTAPKYAGKDYVNPGSEILSAEMMLRHLGWTEAADTIIAAMEKSILQKRVTYDFARLMEGATQVSCSGFGEVLIENM
- a CDS encoding pseudouridine synthase, with product MNLIALNKPFGTICQFSAHETRPSLGDWVKTPGVYPAGRLDADSEGLLLLTDDGALQARIAEPRHKLVKRYWAQVEGAPGPADLKALARGVDLGDYVTRPCRAEFIEPPDTLWPRNPPIRYRAAIPTTWIELAITEGKNRQVRRMTAAVGFPTLRLVRVGIGALDIFALGIAPGETIALPPRAPWDGFATAG
- a CDS encoding DUF192 domain-containing protein, encoding MPFSLRPSLGRLARAAVFPAALAVLALGMQAAGAQVPSGAKQPSEFPRVKLRAGMYVIDAAVAANDADREQGLMYRSQLAPNEGMLFVFNENAVHCFWMKNTLIPLSIAFIRADGTITDIDEMKAETTDNHCPRNNGVYALEMSKGWFAAKGIKPGMKLDGLPKPQ
- the fusA gene encoding elongation factor G; translated protein: MPRKTPIERYRNIGISAHIDAGKTTTTERILFYTGVSHKIGEVHDGAATMDWMEQEQERGITITSAATTAFWKGMAGNYPEHRINIIDTPGHVDFTIEVERSMRVLDGACMVYDSVGGVQPQSETVWRQANKYKVPRIAFVNKMDRIGADFFRVQKQIGERLKGVAVPIQIPIGAEDHFQGVVDLVKMKAIVWDDESQGVKFTYEDIPANLVEVAHEWREKMVEAAAEASEELLEKYLHDHESLTEDEIKAALRQRTIANEIVPMLCGSAFKNKGVQAMLDAVIDYLPSPVDVPAILGHDFADPEKPAERHPSDDEPFSSLAFKIMTDPFVGQLIFFRVYSGVVESGDTVLNATKDKKERLGRILQMHANERKEIKEVRAGDIAAAVGLKEATTGDTLCDPAKPIILEKMEFPEPVISQAVEPKTKADQEKMGLALNRLAQEDPSFRVQTDEESGQTIISGMGELHLEILVDRMKREFGVEATVGKPQVAYRETVRTTAADVEGKFVKQSGGRGQYGHAVITLEPNPGKGYEFLDEIKGGVIPREYIPAVDKGIQDTLKSGVLAGYPVVDVKVHLTFGSYHDVDSNENAFRMAGSMAFKEAMRKAKPVLLEPMMAVEVETPEDFMGNVMGDLSSRRGIVQGMEDIAGGGGKLVRAEVPLAEMFGYSTSLRSATQGRATYTMEFKHYAETPANVSEAVINAKTK
- a CDS encoding HoxN/HupN/NixA family nickel/cobalt transporter, with the protein product MPPTPALRRLLTLYAGLIAANVAVWLWALAVLRDHPLLLGTAAIAYGLGLRHAVDADHIAAIDVATRKLMQDGQRPVSVGLFFSLGHSTIVIAATLGIALTAYALRDRFDAFREIGGTIGTAVSATFLLVLACVNLMILRDVWRRYRGKSAHTHDGAHDHRPAGLVSRMLRPLFRFVSKSWHMYPVGVLFGLGFDTATEIGLLAIAAAQASQGLPVYTIMLFPALFTAGMTLIDSTDNVLMIHAYGWAMDDPQRKLLYNASITFVSAAVALAIGGIEAAGLLADKLALTGPVRDTLDALGERFGSIGYGIVALFLVCWIASILFHRWQRAADAPAR